One region of gamma proteobacterium HIMB55 genomic DNA includes:
- a CDS encoding pseudouridylate synthase I (PFAM: tRNA pseudouridine synthase~TIGRFAM: pseudouridylate synthase I), protein MQFSDKALAPNTRVALRVEYHGAAFNGWQAQTKLSVPTVQEALEAGLSKIANTPIKTACAGRTDTGVHASGQIVHFDDPVGRSLKSWVFGVNSETPDAVSIHWAGEVEPDFHARFSANSRLYRYVICNTPTKPAQLSGLVTHYKRPLDANLMNEAASVLLGENDFSAFRAASCQSSTPWRNMISISVERRGDFVWIDLEANAFLHHMVRNIVGSLLLIGAGLRDLQWFSDVFDGRDRAVAGDTAAGAGLYLVGVRYPDHFNIPLVADAPAFMSLKI, encoded by the coding sequence ATGCAGTTCTCAGATAAAGCTCTCGCCCCTAATACGAGAGTGGCGCTTCGTGTTGAGTACCATGGCGCCGCCTTTAACGGCTGGCAGGCCCAGACCAAGCTGAGTGTTCCCACGGTTCAAGAGGCGCTTGAGGCCGGATTATCAAAAATTGCGAATACCCCTATCAAAACCGCCTGCGCCGGTAGAACGGATACGGGTGTCCATGCCTCAGGACAAATCGTACACTTTGATGATCCTGTGGGTCGCAGCCTAAAATCTTGGGTGTTCGGTGTTAATAGTGAAACACCCGATGCCGTTTCGATTCATTGGGCTGGCGAGGTTGAGCCCGATTTTCATGCTCGATTTAGTGCGAACTCTCGTCTTTACCGGTACGTTATATGCAATACGCCAACAAAGCCCGCGCAGTTGTCGGGGTTAGTCACCCATTACAAGCGTCCACTTGATGCCAATTTGATGAACGAGGCGGCTAGCGTCCTACTCGGGGAAAATGACTTTAGTGCCTTTCGCGCTGCAAGCTGCCAGTCCTCAACGCCGTGGCGAAACATGATCTCGATATCGGTTGAGCGACGTGGAGACTTTGTTTGGATAGATCTGGAAGCAAATGCCTTCCTCCATCATATGGTTCGAAATATTGTCGGTAGTCTTCTGCTAATCGGTGCTGGATTACGGGATCTGCAATGGTTCTCTGACGTGTTTGATGGCAGGGATCGAGCAGTAGCGGGCGATACTGCCGCGGGAGCTGGACTCTACTTAGTGGGTGTTCGATATCCTGATCACTTCAATATCCCGCTGGTGGCTGATGCGCCTGCGTTCATGTCGCTAAAGATTTGA
- a CDS encoding phosphoribosylanthranilate isomerase (PFAM: N-(5'phosphoribosyl)anthranilate (PRA) isomerase) has translation MVAVEAGADAIGLIFYAGSKRFVNPDTAADIISNVSPYTSIVGLFVNADAEYVQTVLNHCPLSQLQFHGDESPEFCSSFNRPYVKSVPVSSAVNMSEIVAAHRNARAYLFDTQVPGEHGGTGKTFDWQLMPKKNIGHRVLAGGLDAENVAEAIRIAAPDAVDVSSGVEVSPGKKDPDKLYRFIRAAKRADEVVVK, from the coding sequence ATGGTTGCCGTCGAAGCTGGTGCGGACGCGATTGGCCTTATCTTTTACGCGGGCAGCAAGCGCTTCGTAAACCCCGACACGGCGGCAGATATTATTTCAAATGTCTCACCGTACACCTCTATTGTTGGATTGTTCGTCAACGCAGACGCTGAATACGTGCAAACGGTGCTCAATCACTGTCCGCTATCACAGTTGCAGTTTCATGGCGATGAGTCACCTGAGTTTTGCAGCTCATTTAATCGACCTTATGTGAAGAGTGTGCCGGTCTCGAGTGCGGTAAACATGTCAGAAATTGTGGCAGCCCACCGCAATGCACGGGCTTACTTATTCGATACGCAAGTACCGGGTGAGCATGGCGGTACGGGTAAAACCTTCGACTGGCAGCTTATGCCTAAGAAAAATATTGGACATCGTGTCCTTGCAGGCGGATTAGACGCGGAAAACGTCGCAGAAGCCATTAGAATAGCGGCTCCAGATGCTGTCGACGTCAGTAGCGGGGTAGAAGTCAGTCCAGGCAAGAAGGATCCTGACAAGTTGTATCGATTTATTAGAGCGGCCAAGCGGGCCGACGAGGTGGTAGTCAAATGA
- a CDS encoding tryptophan synthase, beta subunit (PFAM: Pyridoxal-phosphate dependent enzyme~TIGRFAM: tryptophan synthase, beta subunit), with amino-acid sequence MTIDINPDLYAQVPDEHGRFGVYGGKFVAETLMSALAELEALYDSLKDDPAFLREFDLDLAHYVGRPSPLYEASRWSDMIGGGRIYLKREDLNHTGAHKVNNTIGQALLAKYMGKKRVIAETGAGQHGVASATVAARLGLECHVFMGEEDVRRQALNVYRMKLLGATVVPVTSGSKTLKDAMNEALRDWVTNVDDTFYIIGTVAGPHPYPMLVRDFQSVIGREARAQSLAMTGKLPDALVACVGGGSNAIGLFHPFLADHDVAMYGVEAGGKGVSTGEHAAPLSAGIPGVLHGNRTYLMQDENGQIMHTHSVSAGLDYPGVGPEHAWLKDIGRVNYVDATDTEALAAFHRVTRVEGIMPALETAHALAYAEKLAATMTPDQHIIVNLSGRGDKDILTVAEIDGIELGAD; translated from the coding sequence ATGACAATAGATATTAATCCAGACCTCTATGCGCAGGTCCCAGACGAGCACGGCCGTTTCGGTGTTTACGGTGGCAAGTTTGTCGCGGAGACACTTATGTCGGCGTTGGCAGAGCTCGAGGCGCTGTATGATTCCCTAAAAGATGATCCAGCGTTCCTGCGTGAATTTGACCTTGACTTGGCACATTACGTGGGGCGTCCGTCCCCGTTGTATGAAGCATCACGATGGTCAGACATGATTGGCGGTGGCCGGATTTATTTGAAGCGAGAAGACTTGAACCATACGGGTGCTCACAAGGTTAACAACACCATCGGGCAGGCGTTGCTCGCTAAGTACATGGGGAAAAAGCGCGTAATTGCAGAGACAGGTGCTGGCCAGCACGGTGTCGCAAGCGCAACAGTCGCCGCGCGTCTTGGCCTTGAGTGCCATGTTTTCATGGGTGAGGAAGATGTACGACGTCAGGCGTTAAACGTTTACCGCATGAAATTACTCGGCGCCACGGTTGTGCCCGTAACTTCAGGGTCTAAGACGCTTAAGGATGCCATGAACGAGGCGCTCCGAGACTGGGTGACCAACGTTGACGACACGTTCTACATCATTGGGACAGTGGCAGGTCCACACCCTTACCCCATGCTAGTTCGTGATTTCCAGAGCGTGATTGGTCGCGAGGCGCGAGCGCAGTCTTTGGCGATGACGGGCAAATTACCCGATGCACTTGTTGCCTGCGTGGGTGGCGGTTCGAATGCGATCGGACTTTTCCATCCGTTTCTTGCAGACCATGACGTCGCTATGTATGGCGTAGAGGCGGGTGGCAAAGGCGTGAGCACTGGAGAACACGCAGCACCTCTCAGTGCAGGTATTCCCGGCGTGTTACACGGCAATCGTACCTATCTTATGCAGGACGAGAACGGCCAAATCATGCACACCCATTCTGTCTCGGCAGGCCTTGATTATCCGGGCGTTGGACCAGAGCACGCGTGGTTGAAAGATATTGGCCGGGTTAACTATGTTGATGCTACCGATACCGAGGCGCTTGCGGCGTTTCATCGCGTAACGCGCGTTGAAGGCATTATGCCGGCGCTTGAGACGGCTCATGCGCTTGCGTATGCGGAAAAACTTGCGGCAACAATGACGCCTGATCAGCACATTATCGTCAATCTCTCGGGTCGCGGCGACAAGGATATCTTAACCGTCGCTGAAATCGATGGCATCGAATTGGGAGCAGACTAA